A single genomic interval of Psychroserpens sp. NJDZ02 harbors:
- a CDS encoding 4Fe-4S dicluster domain-containing protein, giving the protein MAIIITDECINCGACEPECPNTAIYEGADDWRYKDGTSLNGNLVLTDGKEVDADEAQEPISDEIYYIVPDKCTECVGFHEEPQCAAVCPVDCCVPDDEHVESKDTLLGKQKFMHPDG; this is encoded by the coding sequence ATGGCAATTATTATAACAGACGAATGTATTAACTGTGGAGCTTGTGAACCTGAATGCCCAAATACGGCAATTTATGAAGGTGCTGACGATTGGAGATACAAAGATGGAACTAGCTTAAATGGTAATTTAGTTTTAACTGATGGAAAAGAAGTCGATGCAGACGAAGCACAAGAGCCTATAAGTGACGAGATTTATTATATTGTACCAGATAAGTGTACAGAGTGTGTTGGTTTTCATGAAGAGCCGCAATGTGCTGCAGTATGTCCTGTAGATTGTTGTGTGCCTGATGACGAGCATGTAGAAAGTAAAGACACCTTATTAGGAAAGCAAAAATTTATGCATCCTGATGGATAA
- a CDS encoding TonB-dependent receptor: protein MKKLKLLFLLLLSVAFANAQTYVTGTVTGDDDFGIPTVNVIEKGTSNGTTTDFDGRYSLDVADGATLVFSYVGYDTQEVIVNGQTDINIIMASGETLDEVVLVGSRTAPRSNVNSALPIDVVGIKELTSTGQPTFDKALQYRIPSFNTVQTPVNDATSLLDPYEIRNMGPSRTLILINGKRKNLSALLYTQTSPGRGETGADISAIPTDAIKRVEILRDGASAQYGSDAIAGVMNIILKDNTNFGSATLRSGITSEGDGEMVGISVNNGTTVGDDKGFINYTIDFSKTNLANRPGTVDGGTSNLGVNGEPLEGGEYADFIFVDPTDPDNYVNGATAASITADNAAGAAQINEYLSRNPDADNVNGSPENAASKFLINGGFDVADNTELYFNAAYVYKKVNSFANNRTPYWRSVEADPYLADFFPGDNPNTAGGYDGYTPTFEGLLNDYNGTVGVKTKINEWNVDLSYTTGGNTQTYTVSQSHNRNVVFVPTFDDANGNGQVDPGEGFEPTELYRENSQQSFNPGGTKFTHNVGNIDISRVLSDQVSVGFGAEFRNETFEVIEGELASYDGGGADSFSGNSPENSGKFNRYNIGAYFSLDYDVSDAFLLSGTVRTENYSDFGNTFVYKFSTRYKITDNLTARASISSGFRAPTLHQIYTQKAQYSFVAGQGIQVGGLINNVSTQAKLLGIPELDAETSNNFTIGFGGKLANNLTFTVDYYSINVQDRIVLGSEITGTAFDANGNNIGTTALDDILRNNNLSDVSFFSNAIDTKTSGIDIVLSQKNIGIGEGDLDINLSGNYTITNERDGAVKDIALVANSGQSVINATQEALFFTSRPETKWILGANYDIGKFGFSLNNTYFGKTTFKQQGLSTDLRTEFIPKIVTDLGINFNASEKLTLSLNVNNLLNVLPEWEFKAENAAGDAILADAAATQNQSNLITFNQRYSQMTYDGFHFSQLGTMFNLSVNYKF from the coding sequence ATGAAAAAACTAAAACTATTGTTTTTGCTACTTCTCTCAGTAGCTTTTGCAAACGCCCAAACCTATGTCACCGGAACTGTTACCGGCGATGACGACTTTGGTATCCCTACTGTAAATGTTATCGAAAAAGGCACCAGTAATGGAACAACTACTGATTTTGACGGAAGATATTCGTTAGATGTTGCCGATGGTGCTACACTTGTATTTAGCTATGTAGGTTACGATACCCAGGAAGTAATTGTTAATGGTCAAACAGACATAAACATTATTATGGCTAGTGGCGAAACTTTAGACGAAGTCGTATTAGTCGGATCAAGAACCGCTCCTAGAAGTAATGTTAATAGTGCACTACCTATTGATGTTGTCGGCATAAAAGAATTAACCTCTACCGGCCAACCTACATTTGACAAGGCATTACAGTACAGAATCCCTTCTTTTAATACAGTACAAACCCCTGTTAATGATGCCACTTCTTTATTAGACCCTTATGAAATTAGAAATATGGGACCAAGTAGAACATTGATATTAATTAATGGAAAACGTAAAAACTTAAGTGCTTTATTATACACACAAACCTCTCCAGGTCGTGGAGAAACCGGTGCAGATATCTCAGCAATACCTACCGACGCTATTAAACGTGTCGAAATTTTGCGTGATGGCGCTTCTGCACAATACGGATCTGATGCGATTGCTGGAGTAATGAATATCATACTAAAAGATAATACAAACTTTGGGTCTGCTACATTAAGATCTGGTATTACTAGTGAAGGTGATGGCGAAATGGTTGGTATTTCTGTAAATAATGGAACAACCGTAGGAGATGATAAAGGATTTATCAACTACACAATAGACTTTTCTAAAACTAATTTAGCAAATAGACCTGGAACTGTTGATGGAGGAACCTCTAATCTTGGGGTAAATGGAGAACCATTAGAAGGAGGTGAATATGCCGATTTTATTTTTGTAGACCCTACTGATCCTGATAATTACGTTAACGGTGCTACTGCAGCTTCCATTACCGCAGATAACGCTGCTGGAGCAGCTCAAATTAACGAATATTTGAGTCGTAATCCCGATGCAGATAACGTCAATGGTTCTCCTGAAAATGCTGCTTCAAAATTCTTGATCAATGGAGGTTTTGATGTTGCAGATAATACCGAACTATACTTTAACGCAGCCTATGTCTATAAAAAAGTAAATAGTTTTGCAAACAATAGAACACCGTACTGGAGATCTGTTGAAGCTGACCCTTATTTAGCTGATTTTTTCCCTGGAGACAACCCTAATACTGCTGGAGGATACGATGGTTACACTCCTACTTTTGAAGGTTTATTAAACGATTACAATGGTACCGTAGGTGTTAAAACAAAAATAAACGAATGGAATGTTGACTTAAGTTACACAACAGGTGGAAACACGCAAACGTATACGGTTAGTCAATCTCATAACAGGAATGTTGTTTTTGTACCAACTTTTGATGATGCTAATGGGAATGGTCAAGTTGACCCAGGAGAAGGATTTGAACCTACAGAATTATATAGAGAAAACAGTCAACAATCATTTAATCCAGGAGGAACAAAATTCACACATAACGTCGGTAATATTGATATTTCAAGAGTATTATCTGACCAAGTAAGTGTTGGTTTTGGTGCTGAATTTAGAAATGAAACTTTTGAAGTCATCGAAGGCGAATTAGCGTCTTATGATGGTGGTGGTGCAGATTCTTTTTCAGGAAATAGTCCTGAGAACTCCGGTAAATTTAACCGCTACAATATTGGTGCTTATTTCTCTTTAGATTATGATGTATCTGATGCCTTTTTATTAAGTGGTACCGTTAGGACAGAAAATTATTCTGATTTTGGAAACACTTTTGTGTACAAATTTAGTACTCGTTATAAAATCACAGACAACTTAACCGCTAGAGCCTCAATATCTTCAGGATTTAGAGCTCCTACATTACATCAAATCTATACTCAAAAAGCACAATATAGTTTTGTCGCTGGACAAGGGATTCAAGTTGGAGGTTTAATAAACAACGTATCAACACAAGCCAAGTTATTAGGTATTCCAGAATTAGATGCTGAAACCTCTAATAACTTTACTATTGGGTTTGGTGGTAAACTAGCCAACAACTTAACATTTACTGTCGATTACTATAGTATTAATGTACAAGACAGAATTGTTTTAGGTTCTGAAATTACAGGAACAGCTTTTGATGCTAACGGAAATAACATTGGTACAACTGCTTTAGATGACATCTTAAGAAACAACAACTTAAGTGATGTTAGTTTCTTTTCTAATGCTATAGACACTAAAACTTCAGGTATTGACATCGTTTTAAGTCAGAAAAATATTGGAATCGGTGAAGGTGATTTAGATATTAACTTATCAGGTAACTATACCATTACAAACGAAAGAGATGGCGCTGTGAAGGACATTGCCTTAGTTGCTAATTCCGGACAATCTGTAATTAACGCTACACAAGAAGCCTTATTTTTTACTTCTAGACCAGAAACTAAATGGATTTTAGGTGCTAATTATGATATTGGAAAATTCGGATTTTCTTTAAATAACACTTATTTTGGTAAAACAACCTTCAAGCAACAAGGATTGAGCACTGATTTACGTACAGAGTTTATTCCTAAAATTGTTACCGATTTAGGGATTAACTTTAATGCTTCAGAAAAGTTAACGCTTTCTTTAAATGTCAATAACCTTTTAAATGTATTACCTGAATGGGAGTTTAAAGCAGAAAATGCTGCTGGAGATGCTATCCTTGCAGATGCTGCAGCAACTCAAAACCAATCTAACTTAATTACATTTAACCAACGTTACTCTCAAATGACTTATGATGGGTTCCATTTTAGTCAACTAGGAACAATGTTTAACTTATCAGTAAATTATAAATTCTAA
- the ychF gene encoding redox-regulated ATPase YchF produces MKAGIVGLPNVGKSTLFNCLSNAKAQSANFPFCTIEPNIGVVNVPDPRLEKLETLVNPERVLPATVEIVDIAGLVKGASKGEGLGNQFLGNIRETDAILHVLRCFDNDNIIHVDGNVDPIRDKETIDMELQLKDLETVDKKLDKVKRAAKTGNKEAQKEEAVLLKLKAGLEAGLSVRALEFSDEDLEEFVNPAQLITGKPVLYVCNVDEESAVSGNAYVDLVKDAVKDENAEVIVLAVGTEADINELDDYEERQMFLSDIGLEEPGSAKLIRSAYKLLNQQTYFTAGVKEVRAWTINVGSTAPQAAGVIHTDFEKGFIRAEVIGYDDYVEYGSESKVKEAGKMRVEGKAYVVKDGDVMHFLFNV; encoded by the coding sequence ATGAAAGCAGGTATAGTAGGATTGCCAAACGTTGGGAAGTCAACGTTATTTAATTGTTTATCTAACGCAAAAGCACAAAGTGCAAACTTTCCGTTTTGTACTATTGAGCCTAACATCGGTGTGGTAAATGTGCCAGATCCTAGATTGGAAAAATTAGAAACTTTAGTTAACCCAGAACGTGTATTACCAGCAACTGTAGAGATTGTTGATATTGCAGGGTTAGTAAAAGGCGCAAGTAAAGGTGAAGGTTTAGGGAATCAGTTTCTAGGAAATATTAGAGAGACTGATGCTATTTTACATGTATTGCGTTGTTTTGATAACGATAATATTATACATGTTGATGGTAATGTAGATCCTATTAGAGATAAGGAAACTATTGACATGGAGCTACAACTTAAAGATTTAGAGACTGTAGATAAAAAATTAGATAAAGTTAAGCGTGCTGCAAAAACAGGAAATAAAGAGGCTCAAAAAGAAGAAGCTGTTTTGCTAAAACTTAAAGCTGGTTTAGAAGCTGGTTTATCGGTAAGAGCATTAGAATTTTCTGACGAGGATTTAGAGGAGTTTGTTAATCCTGCACAATTAATTACAGGTAAACCTGTATTATATGTGTGTAATGTAGATGAAGAAAGTGCGGTTTCTGGAAATGCTTACGTGGATCTTGTAAAGGATGCTGTTAAGGACGAAAATGCTGAAGTAATTGTTTTAGCAGTAGGTACGGAAGCTGATATTAACGAGTTGGATGATTATGAAGAGCGTCAAATGTTTTTGTCTGATATTGGTTTGGAAGAACCAGGGTCTGCTAAATTGATTCGTTCTGCTTACAAGTTATTAAATCAACAAACGTATTTTACAGCAGGTGTAAAAGAGGTGAGAGCCTGGACTATAAATGTAGGATCTACTGCACCTCAAGCAGCAGGAGTTATTCATACGGATTTCGAAAAAGGATTTATTCGTGCGGAAGTTATTGGATATGATGACTATGTGGAGTATGGTAGTGAATCTAAAGTAAAAGAAGCAGGAAAAATGAGAGTAGAAGGTAAGGCGTATGTCGTTAAAGACGGGGATGTAATGCATTTCTTATTTAACGTATAA
- a CDS encoding SRPBCC family protein: protein MPLIQLKTVIDSDIQTCFYLSRNIDFHKDSMAHSNEKAIAGKTSGLIELNEWVTWEASHFGIKQKLTSKITVLDAPYYFVDEMVSGAFKSFKHEHIFVFEDGKTLMTDKFWFKSPFGVLGRLANTLFLNKYMTTLLKTRNQYLKDKAESVKN from the coding sequence ATGCCTCTAATCCAATTAAAAACAGTAATAGATTCAGATATTCAAACCTGTTTTTATCTGTCTAGAAATATAGATTTTCATAAGGATTCTATGGCGCATTCTAACGAAAAAGCTATAGCAGGAAAGACTTCAGGGTTAATTGAGTTAAATGAATGGGTGACCTGGGAAGCGTCTCATTTTGGTATCAAACAGAAGTTAACGTCTAAAATAACGGTGTTGGATGCGCCTTATTATTTTGTAGATGAAATGGTCTCCGGAGCCTTTAAAAGTTTTAAGCACGAACATATTTTTGTTTTTGAAGACGGTAAAACACTTATGACGGATAAATTTTGGTTTAAATCACCTTTTGGAGTGTTAGGCCGATTGGCAAATACTCTGTTTTTAAACAAATACATGACCACACTATTAAAAACTAGAAACCAATATTTAAAGGATAAAGCAGAATCTGTTAAAAATTAA
- a CDS encoding DNA topoisomerase IV subunit B encodes MSEQTKYTEDNIRSLDWKEHIRMRPGMYIGKLGDGSSPDDGIYILLKEVLDNSIDEFVMGAGKNIEISIQGSKVIVRDYGRGIPLGKVVDVVSKMNTGGKYDSKAFKKSVGLNGVGTKAVNALSSYFRVESSRDGKSASADFAQGNLMDEEFLEETTRRKGTKVSFIPDEIIFKNYKYRAEYIVKMLKNYVYLNPGLTIVFNGEKYYSENGLKDLLAEKIAETDLLYPIIHLRGDDIEVALTHSKTQYSEEYNSFVNGQNTTQGGTHLNAFREGIVKTIRDFFGKQYDASDIRKSVVSAVAIKVMEPIFESQTKTKLGSTDMGGELPTVRTYITDFLKTYLDNYLHKNPDTAEKIQRKILQAERERKELSGIRKLAKDRAKKASLHNKKLRDCRVHFGDIKNERNLESTLFITEGDSASGSITKSRDVNTQAVFSLKGKPLNCYGLTKKIVYENEEFNLLQAALNIEESLEDLRYNNVVIATDADVDGMHIRLLLITFFLQFFPEVIKEGHLYILQTPLFRVRNKKETIYCYSDQERRDAIEKLKPKPEITRFKGLGEISPDEFVHFIGEDIRLDPIMLDDNMSIEDLLSFYMGKNTPTRQEFIIDNLKVELDLIEEDK; translated from the coding sequence ATGTCAGAACAAACTAAATATACCGAAGACAATATACGATCATTAGACTGGAAAGAACATATTCGTATGCGTCCGGGAATGTATATTGGTAAGCTTGGTGATGGATCGTCTCCGGATGATGGTATATACATTCTACTAAAGGAGGTGTTGGATAACTCTATTGATGAGTTTGTTATGGGGGCTGGAAAAAATATTGAGATTTCTATCCAAGGGAGTAAAGTTATCGTTCGTGATTATGGACGTGGTATTCCGTTAGGTAAAGTCGTAGATGTTGTGTCTAAAATGAATACCGGTGGTAAGTATGATTCTAAAGCCTTTAAAAAATCAGTAGGATTAAACGGTGTTGGTACAAAAGCGGTAAATGCATTGTCTTCTTATTTTAGAGTGGAATCTTCTAGAGATGGAAAAAGTGCGTCTGCAGATTTTGCTCAGGGTAATTTAATGGACGAAGAGTTTTTAGAAGAAACGACACGTCGCAAAGGAACAAAGGTTTCTTTTATCCCGGATGAAATTATATTTAAAAACTACAAGTATAGAGCAGAGTATATTGTTAAAATGCTTAAAAACTATGTGTACTTAAACCCAGGTTTAACCATTGTGTTTAATGGTGAGAAGTACTATAGTGAAAATGGTTTAAAAGATTTATTAGCTGAAAAAATAGCAGAAACAGATTTACTATATCCAATTATTCATCTTCGTGGAGATGATATTGAAGTAGCGTTAACACATAGTAAAACGCAGTACAGTGAAGAATATAATAGTTTTGTAAACGGACAGAATACCACACAAGGTGGAACACACTTAAATGCCTTTAGAGAAGGGATCGTAAAAACAATTCGTGACTTTTTTGGTAAGCAATATGATGCGTCAGATATACGTAAGTCTGTAGTAAGTGCCGTAGCCATTAAGGTTATGGAGCCTATTTTTGAAAGTCAGACTAAAACAAAATTAGGATCTACGGATATGGGGGGCGAGCTTCCGACTGTGCGTACTTATATTACCGATTTTTTAAAAACATATCTAGATAATTATTTACACAAAAACCCTGACACGGCAGAGAAAATTCAACGTAAAATTTTACAGGCAGAACGTGAGCGTAAAGAATTATCAGGAATTAGAAAATTAGCCAAGGATCGTGCTAAAAAAGCGAGTTTGCACAATAAAAAACTACGGGATTGTCGTGTGCATTTTGGTGATATTAAAAACGAACGTAACTTAGAAAGTACCTTGTTTATAACGGAGGGAGATTCGGCATCAGGTAGTATTACCAAATCTCGAGATGTGAATACGCAAGCGGTGTTTAGTTTAAAAGGAAAGCCTTTAAATTGTTATGGGTTAACTAAAAAAATTGTTTACGAAAACGAAGAGTTTAATCTCTTGCAAGCGGCACTAAATATAGAAGAGTCATTAGAGGATTTACGGTATAACAATGTCGTAATAGCAACGGATGCCGATGTCGATGGGATGCACATTCGATTGTTGTTAATTACTTTCTTTTTACAATTTTTTCCTGAAGTTATAAAAGAAGGGCATTTGTATATATTACAAACGCCATTGTTTAGAGTACGTAATAAAAAAGAAACAATTTATTGTTATAGCGATCAAGAAAGACGGGATGCTATCGAAAAGCTAAAACCTAAACCTGAGATTACCCGATTTAAAGGTTTGGGGGAAATTAGTCCAGATGAATTTGTGCATTTTATTGGGGAAGATATACGATTAGATCCAATTATGTTGGACGACAATATGTCTATTGAAGACTTACTATCCTTTTATATGGGAAAAAACACACCAACAAGACAAGAGTTTATTATTGATAATCTAAAAGTTGAACTTGATTTAATCGAAGAGGATAAATAG